One Drosophila willistoni isolate 14030-0811.24 chromosome 2R unlocalized genomic scaffold, UCI_dwil_1.1 Seg167, whole genome shotgun sequence DNA segment encodes these proteins:
- the LOC6644293 gene encoding flocculation protein FLO11 → METDAKATTKEAGKPDEEGTAMDTSEPGPPSSSGSSSKTLKRCLSVPIIRYIPQLTAPMTTRSAAAAAIAAANAEQGEQTPKKQPQAKPQRHQDPYMLRMHSNPSTSGSTSSGSGSSSLDCFGNNIHIRSQPNSREVSPAPMFNIFTPRARRYSASYSPLTPGAGGALCLGPRVSQLRQEECADVNSREVNHEREVHREIQISQSWEDLTLVAENWSCKSDEFSNPLQVTVPTTTTSATGSSSPSPSPTNNRAGMRLPYSPSPTRRTFATRRSMSPIAMRPSQLGPVKRKFELDENPPAGSNWNVYSPPPLKKIFTESRGSSPVCQSPSSICASPDSGTYDGRITPKLFISKLCTNNAVGSGGNNSSSSGCPSPVSASPSGVGDIPVIGIAHPTDALCGQSQSQSIDEGISIPESEPNSCRSRTSSIVSTASSSAAQVLVNDLALDDATLMMNDDAKSETSSIGGCSTISIESSSCDSGAKTAATFLNRLIVDDGGSQQTQRSFYINKQGLSGAKKFIVNHENLTGSTAAAAAAVANASKDGQQKL, encoded by the exons ATGGAGACGGATGCGAAAGCCACCACTAAAGAAGCTGGAAAACCAGACGAAGAAGGCACAGCCATGGATACTTCAGAGCCGGGACCACCATCCTCGAGTGGGAGCAGTTCCAAGACTCTAAAACGCTGTCTAAGTGTGCCCATTATACGATATATACCACAACTTACGGCTCCCATGACCACCAGATCAGCAGCGGCAGCCGCTATAGCTGCAGCAAATGCAGAGCAAGGCGAACAGACGCCCAAGAAGCAGCCACAAGCTAAACCGCAGAGGCATCAGGATCCCTACATGTTGAGAATGCACAGCAATCCCTCGACTTCGGGTTCCACCTCTTCTGGGTCTGGTTCGTCGTCGTTGGATTGCTTTGGCAACAATATACACATTCGTTCCCAGCCGAATTCTCGGGAAGTGTCACCAGCTCCCATGTTCAATATATTTACTCCGCGTGCTCGTCGCTATTCGGCCAGTTACAGCCCGTTGACCCCGGGAGCGGGTGGAGCTTTGTGCCTGGGACCCCGAGTCTCCCAACTGCGACAGGAAGAATGCGCCGATGTGAATAGCCGTGAAGTGAATCATGAACGGGAAGTGCATAGGGAAATACAAATTTCACAAAGTTGGGAGGATTTGACTTTGGTGGCAGAGAATTGGTCATGTAAATCGGATGAATTCTCCAATCCTCTGCAGGTAACAGTGCCAACAACGACGACATCGGCAACGGGCTCATCGAGCCCAAGTCCAAGTCCCACTAACAATCGGGCGGGCATGCGTCTGCCGTATTCCCCATCACCCACCCGACGGACATTTGCCACGCGGCGTTCAATGTCGCCCATAGCCATGAGGCCATCTCAGTTGGGTCCAGTTAAAAGGAAATTCGAACTAGATGAGAATCCTCCAGCTGGCAGCAACTGGAATGTCTATTCCCCACCGCCCCTAAAGAAGATCTTCACAGAGAG TCGTGGCTCTTCGCCTGTGTGCCAATCGCCCTCATCGATTTGTGCCAGTCCCGACTCGGGCACATACGATGGACGCATAACTCCCAAACTTTTCATCTCGAAACTGTGCACCAACAATGCAGTGGGCAGTGGCGGGAACAATAGCAGCAGTTCCGGCTGCCCTTCACCTGTATCGGCCTCACCGAGTGGAGTGGGTGATATCCCGGTAATTGGGATTGCCCATCCAACGGATGCCTTGTGTGGTCAAAGTCAAAGCCAGAGCATCGATGAGGGCATCTCGATACCTGAGAGTGAGCCAAATTCTTGCCGGAGTCGCACTTCATCAATTGTATCCACAGCCTCGTCGAGTGCTGCCCAAGTGCTGGTCAACGACTTGGCCCTGGACGATGCCACGTTGATGATGAACGACGATGCCAAAAGTGAAACCTCATCCATTGGTGGCTGCTCCACCATCAGCATTGAGTCATCCTCCTGTGACAGTGGAGCCAAAACGGCAGCCACCTTCCTCAATCGGCTGATTGTCGACGATGGCGGATCACAGCAGACGCAGCGAAGTTTCTATATCAATAAGCAGGGATTATCGGGGGCAAAGAAATTCATTGTCAATCACGAGAACTTGACTGGAAGCACTGCAGCTGCAGCGGCAGCAGTGGCCAATGCTAGCAAAGATGGTCAGCAAAAGCTTTAA
- the LOC6644294 gene encoding zinc finger protein 271: protein MELVLGKGISTSKPTGCATTSASGSGCADCCTDCVAMPPSCCATPSCCAPTYCADMHCDLGSQENVSYEYHEPEENFVSIDDAKIKNLLIKIGQQRQQEEMLARQRQQQQSQAEEAQIIVLLDEEDDDAHVKDAVEEEKELQQQPPTGLVISAARSLAERPIHRQSPDIELIPKQRIVAEIELTDSEMEDNDQQQQHDGERQENDGDDDDEEDLPLATVSCELADEQEQIIVLNSDDEQEQSVQQSSKVQRTNNRRPYVKRRGRNLYQCQDCGKKVQSNYNLRRHMMIHTGERPFPCDLCERRFREFSDLKKHRRRHSLDPQFICMICHSQAPSQQDSTRCADCEGKNLMIKPQNEEGPQEEDVDGDRELDGDADGDGEEDECIATKSPSPPATLMVTLEPPPVAAPAPPPPPPLMPRPPLALSCSSANSSSSCFSTDIHAPPPPPLLPTLTIVAAPAGVKTRNRPSYPCPLCQKVFGTRHNLKRHYMIHTGEKPFSCTKCRKPFRECSTLKKHMVTHCKERWYKCSRCPLKFQDYIDYTAHKDIRHQESSSYPNNYESDSSSTEDWLECCECRKRFTQLDAYTKHLKEHDIQLYGMSVDDIDDDEDEDVDVA from the exons ATGGAGTTGGTTTTAGGTAAGGGCATCAGCACATCTAAACCAACGGGCTGTGCAACGACTTCGGCCTCTGGGTCCGGATGTGCAGATTGTTGCACTGACTGCGTGGCCATGCCTCCATCCTGTTGCGCCACACCCTCTTGTTGTGCGCCCACGTATTGTGCCGACATGCACTGCGATTTGGGGTCACAGGAAAATGTATCATATGAATATCATGAGCCTGAGGAGAATTTCGTGTCCATTGATGATGCGAAAATTAAGAATTTACTTATCAAAATTGGCCAGCAACGGCAGCAAGAGGAAATGCTGGCCAGGcaacgacagcagcagcaaagtcAGGCCGAGGAGGCGCAAATCATAGTCCTGCTAGACGAGGAGGACGATGATGCTCATGTTAAGGATGCAGTGGAGGAGGAGAAagagctgcagcagcagccaccaaCCGGTTTGGTGATAAGTGCAGCTAGAAGTTTGGCCGAACGACCAATTCATCGGCAATCACCTGATATTGAACTGATACCTAAACAAAGAATCGTAGCTGAAATCGAGTTAACCGATAGTGAAATGGAAGATAAtgatcagcagcagcagcacgaTGGCGAACGGCAAGAGAacgatggtgatgatgatgatgaggaggaTCTTCCTTTGGCCACTGTGAGCTGCGAATTGGCCGATGAGCAGGAACAGATTATAGTATTAAACTCTGATGACGAGCAGGAACAATCAGTGCAACAGTCATCTAAAGTCCAAAGGACCAACAATCGTCGTCCTTATGTTAAGCGTCGTGGACGTAATCTCTATCAGTGCCAAGACTGTGGCAAGAAGGTTCAATCCAATTATAATCTCAGACGTCACATGATGATACACACAG GAGAACGTCCTTTTCCTTGCGACCTTTGCGAGCGACGTTTTCGCGAGTTTAGTGACTTGAAGAAACATCGTCGTCGGCATTCGCTGGATCCGCAGTTTATCTGCATGATTTGTCATAGCCAAGCGCCCAGTCAGCAGGATTCCACGCGTTGTGCGGACTGTGAGGGGAAGAACTTGATGATAAAGCCACAAAATGAGGAAGGCCCACAAGAAGAGGATGTCGATGGTGATAGGGAATTGGATGGCGACGCAGATGGTGATGGGGAGGAGGACGAGTGCATAGCAACGAAAAGCCCTTCACCGCCAGCCACTTTGATGGTTACTTTGGAACCGCCTCCAGTTGCAGCGCCtgctccacctcctcctcctccgctTATGCCACGACCGCCCTTGGCTTTAAGTTGCAGCAGTGCCAATTCGTCATCGTCATGTTTCAGCACTGACATCCAtgcgccaccaccaccaccgctcCTGCCCACCCTGACCATTGTTGCTGCACCTGCAGGTGTCAAGACACGCAATCGCCCATCTTATCCCTGTCCCTTGTGCCAAAAAGTGTTTGGGACACGTCACAATCTCAAGCGTCATTACATGATTCACACGGGCGAGAAGCCATTCAGTTGTACGAAATGTCGTAAACCTTTTCGTGAATGCTCAACACTTAAGAAGCACATGGTAACCCATTGCAAGGAGCGTTGGTACAAGTGCTCCAGATGCCCCCTAAAATTTCAGGACTATATTGATTATACAGCTCACAAAGACATCAGACACCAGGAATCTTCATCATACCCCAATAACTATGAAAGCGATTCCTCTTCTACCGAAGATTGGCTCGAGTGTTGTGAGTGTCGTAAAAGGTTCACCCAATTGGATGCCTATACCAAACATCTGAAGGAACACGATATACAACTCTATGGCATGTCCGTAGATGACATAGATgacgatgaagatgaagatgtGGATGTCGCTTAG
- the LOC6644295 gene encoding calcium uptake protein 1 homolog, mitochondrial isoform X2, producing the protein MSVLRFLVTRQALAALTRPSAVNPLWNQQLFASSLARASTTATAKTTTTHLLSAGTAPSVGQGQQQIRGHKRFGHGEDKTPRITKYFHFMVLTLFFISVLDWGKVKRMLIPKVDADAGQRPSNAAGVNGSEQDSDSEESEDDDDESTGSGLHLHEGKKIKEKVGFRERKIIEYENRIRQFSTPDKIFRYFATVRLQDATQTIVCMTPEDFLRSIYPGIKQPDGLGLDQYRRYDPKSVGEQLNLHLEKNSIFYKLGSYGLITFSDYIFLLTVLSISRRHFEIAFRMFDLNGDGDVDCEEFEMVATLVRQQTSMGTRHRDHANTGNTFKGVNSALITYFFGPSMDEKLTIEKFLDFQEQLQREILSLEFERKEPNEEGNITEADFAELLLAYAGYPLKKKQKKLKRVKRRFRDHGTGISKQDYLDFFHFLNNINDVDTALTFYHIAGASIDQQTLQHVAKTVAMVNLSDHVVDVVFTIFDENNDNQLSNKEFISVMKNRVQRGLEKPKDTGFLKMMRSVFKCAKETKPVLLDL; encoded by the exons atgtCTGTGCTACGTTTTCTGGTAACACGACAGGCTCTGGCTGCCCTAACAAGGCCATCAGCTGTGAATCCTCTTTGGAATCAGCAGCTATTTGCCTCGTCCTTAGCAAGAGCctcgacaacagcaacagcaaaaacaacaacaacacatttGCTATCAGCTGGAACTGCTCCTTCTGTTGGACAAGGACAACAGCAGATCAGAGGACACAAACGATTTGGACATGGCGAGGATAAGACACCCagaataacaaaatatttccaTTTTATGGTTCTAACTTTGTTTTTCATCTCTGTTTTGGACTGGGGCAA agtAAAGCGAATGCTCATACCTAAAGTTGATGCAGATGCTGGACAACGTCCCTCCAATGCAGCCGGTGTCAATGGCAGTGAACAGGATAGTGACAGCGAGGAAAgcgaagatgatgatgatgaatcCACTGGCAGTGGCCTCCACCTGCATGAGGGTAAAAAGATCAAGGAAAAAGTTGGTTTCCGCGAGCGGAAG ATAATTGAATATGAGAATCGCATAAGGCAATTCTCCACACCCGACAAAATCTTTCGTTACTTTGCCACGGTGCGTCTCCAAGATGCCACACAGACAATTGTATGCATGACTCCCGAGGATTTTCTACGCTCTATTTATCCAGGCATAAAGCAGCCAGATG GTCTTGGTcttgatcaatatcgtcgcTATGATCCCAAG TCTGTGGGCGAGCAACTCAATTTGCATTTGGAAAAGAACAGCATTTTCTACAAATTGGGCTCCTATGGCCTAATTACCTTCTCCGATTATATATTTCTACTGACTGTTCTCTCAA TTTCGCGTCGTCACTTTGAGATTGCCTTTCGAATGTTCGATCTGAATGGTGATGGCGATGTGGATTGTGAGGAATTCGAAATGGTAGCAACTTTAGTGCGTCAGCAGACGAGCATGGGAACGCGTCATCGCGATCATGCAAATACGGGAAATACGTTCAAG GGCGTCAATTCGGCCTTGATCACATATTTCTTTGGGCCCAGTATGGACGAGAAACTGACCATTGAGAAATTCTTGGACTTCCAAGAACAATTGCAGCGTGAGATCCTTTCCCTAGAGTTCGAACGCAAGGAACCCAACGAGGAGGGCAATATAACTGAGGCCGATTTTGCTGAACTTTTGCTGGCCTATGCGGGCTATCCGCTtaaaaagaagcaaaagaaaCTAAAACGTGTGAAGAGACGCTTCCGTGATCATGGCACAGGCATCTCAAAACAAGACTATTTGgatttctttcattttctgaATAATATCAATGATGTGGATACGGCATTGACCTTCTATCACATAGCCGGTGCTTCGATCGATCAGCAAACTTTGCAACATGTGGCCAAAACTGTTGCCATGGTCAATCTATCTGATCATGTGGTGGATGTGGTATTTACTATCTTTGATGAGAACA ATGACAATCAATTGAGTAACAAAGAATTCATTTCGGTAATGAAAAATCGCGTTCAACGTGGTTTGGAGAAACCCAAGGACACGGGTTTCCTTAAGATGATGCGCTCGGTCTTTAAATGTGCCAAGGAAACGAAGCCAGTCCTTTTGGATTTATAA
- the LOC6644295 gene encoding calcium uptake protein 1 homolog, mitochondrial isoform X3 gives MIIEYENRIRQFSTPDKVFRYFATIQVPVADDRHEVYMTPTDFLTSMTPGMKQPDGLGLDQYRRYDPKSVGEQLNLHLEKNSIFYKLGSYGLITFSDYIFLLTVLSISRRHFEIAFRMFDLNGDGDVDCEEFEMVATLVRQQTSMGTRHRDHANTGNTFKGVNSALITYFFGPSMDEKLTIEKFLDFQEQLQREILSLEFERKEPNEEGNITEADFAELLLAYAGYPLKKKQKKLKRVKRRFRDHGTGISKQDYLDFFHFLNNINDVDTALTFYHIAGASIDQQTLQHVAKTVAMVNLSDHVVDVVFTIFDENNDNQLSNKEFISVMKNRVQRGLEKPKDTGFLKMMRSVFKCAKETKPVLLDL, from the exons ATG ataaTTGAGTATGAGAATCGTATACGTCAGTTCTCCACACCGGACAAAGTATTTCGATATTTTGCGACCATTCAAGTCCCCGTGGCCGATGATCGTCATGAGGTCTATATGACACCAACCGATTTTTTGACTAGCATGACGCCAGGCATGAAACAGCCCGATG GTCTTGGTcttgatcaatatcgtcgcTATGATCCCAAG TCTGTGGGCGAGCAACTCAATTTGCATTTGGAAAAGAACAGCATTTTCTACAAATTGGGCTCCTATGGCCTAATTACCTTCTCCGATTATATATTTCTACTGACTGTTCTCTCAA TTTCGCGTCGTCACTTTGAGATTGCCTTTCGAATGTTCGATCTGAATGGTGATGGCGATGTGGATTGTGAGGAATTCGAAATGGTAGCAACTTTAGTGCGTCAGCAGACGAGCATGGGAACGCGTCATCGCGATCATGCAAATACGGGAAATACGTTCAAG GGCGTCAATTCGGCCTTGATCACATATTTCTTTGGGCCCAGTATGGACGAGAAACTGACCATTGAGAAATTCTTGGACTTCCAAGAACAATTGCAGCGTGAGATCCTTTCCCTAGAGTTCGAACGCAAGGAACCCAACGAGGAGGGCAATATAACTGAGGCCGATTTTGCTGAACTTTTGCTGGCCTATGCGGGCTATCCGCTtaaaaagaagcaaaagaaaCTAAAACGTGTGAAGAGACGCTTCCGTGATCATGGCACAGGCATCTCAAAACAAGACTATTTGgatttctttcattttctgaATAATATCAATGATGTGGATACGGCATTGACCTTCTATCACATAGCCGGTGCTTCGATCGATCAGCAAACTTTGCAACATGTGGCCAAAACTGTTGCCATGGTCAATCTATCTGATCATGTGGTGGATGTGGTATTTACTATCTTTGATGAGAACA ATGACAATCAATTGAGTAACAAAGAATTCATTTCGGTAATGAAAAATCGCGTTCAACGTGGTTTGGAGAAACCCAAGGACACGGGTTTCCTTAAGATGATGCGCTCGGTCTTTAAATGTGCCAAGGAAACGAAGCCAGTCCTTTTGGATTTATAA
- the LOC6644295 gene encoding calcium uptake protein 1 homolog, mitochondrial isoform X1: MSVLRFLVTRQALAALTRPSAVNPLWNQQLFASSLARASTTATAKTTTTHLLSAGTAPSVGQGQQQIRGHKRFGHGEDKTPRITKYFHFMVLTLFFISVLDWGKVKRMLIPKVDADAGQRPSNAAGVNGSEQDSDSEESEDDDDESTGSGLHLHEGKKIKEKVGFRERKIIEYENRIRQFSTPDKVFRYFATIQVPVADDRHEVYMTPTDFLTSMTPGMKQPDGLGLDQYRRYDPKSVGEQLNLHLEKNSIFYKLGSYGLITFSDYIFLLTVLSISRRHFEIAFRMFDLNGDGDVDCEEFEMVATLVRQQTSMGTRHRDHANTGNTFKGVNSALITYFFGPSMDEKLTIEKFLDFQEQLQREILSLEFERKEPNEEGNITEADFAELLLAYAGYPLKKKQKKLKRVKRRFRDHGTGISKQDYLDFFHFLNNINDVDTALTFYHIAGASIDQQTLQHVAKTVAMVNLSDHVVDVVFTIFDENNDNQLSNKEFISVMKNRVQRGLEKPKDTGFLKMMRSVFKCAKETKPVLLDL, encoded by the exons atgtCTGTGCTACGTTTTCTGGTAACACGACAGGCTCTGGCTGCCCTAACAAGGCCATCAGCTGTGAATCCTCTTTGGAATCAGCAGCTATTTGCCTCGTCCTTAGCAAGAGCctcgacaacagcaacagcaaaaacaacaacaacacatttGCTATCAGCTGGAACTGCTCCTTCTGTTGGACAAGGACAACAGCAGATCAGAGGACACAAACGATTTGGACATGGCGAGGATAAGACACCCagaataacaaaatatttccaTTTTATGGTTCTAACTTTGTTTTTCATCTCTGTTTTGGACTGGGGCAA agtAAAGCGAATGCTCATACCTAAAGTTGATGCAGATGCTGGACAACGTCCCTCCAATGCAGCCGGTGTCAATGGCAGTGAACAGGATAGTGACAGCGAGGAAAgcgaagatgatgatgatgaatcCACTGGCAGTGGCCTCCACCTGCATGAGGGTAAAAAGATCAAGGAAAAAGTTGGTTTCCGCGAGCGGAAG ataaTTGAGTATGAGAATCGTATACGTCAGTTCTCCACACCGGACAAAGTATTTCGATATTTTGCGACCATTCAAGTCCCCGTGGCCGATGATCGTCATGAGGTCTATATGACACCAACCGATTTTTTGACTAGCATGACGCCAGGCATGAAACAGCCCGATG GTCTTGGTcttgatcaatatcgtcgcTATGATCCCAAG TCTGTGGGCGAGCAACTCAATTTGCATTTGGAAAAGAACAGCATTTTCTACAAATTGGGCTCCTATGGCCTAATTACCTTCTCCGATTATATATTTCTACTGACTGTTCTCTCAA TTTCGCGTCGTCACTTTGAGATTGCCTTTCGAATGTTCGATCTGAATGGTGATGGCGATGTGGATTGTGAGGAATTCGAAATGGTAGCAACTTTAGTGCGTCAGCAGACGAGCATGGGAACGCGTCATCGCGATCATGCAAATACGGGAAATACGTTCAAG GGCGTCAATTCGGCCTTGATCACATATTTCTTTGGGCCCAGTATGGACGAGAAACTGACCATTGAGAAATTCTTGGACTTCCAAGAACAATTGCAGCGTGAGATCCTTTCCCTAGAGTTCGAACGCAAGGAACCCAACGAGGAGGGCAATATAACTGAGGCCGATTTTGCTGAACTTTTGCTGGCCTATGCGGGCTATCCGCTtaaaaagaagcaaaagaaaCTAAAACGTGTGAAGAGACGCTTCCGTGATCATGGCACAGGCATCTCAAAACAAGACTATTTGgatttctttcattttctgaATAATATCAATGATGTGGATACGGCATTGACCTTCTATCACATAGCCGGTGCTTCGATCGATCAGCAAACTTTGCAACATGTGGCCAAAACTGTTGCCATGGTCAATCTATCTGATCATGTGGTGGATGTGGTATTTACTATCTTTGATGAGAACA ATGACAATCAATTGAGTAACAAAGAATTCATTTCGGTAATGAAAAATCGCGTTCAACGTGGTTTGGAGAAACCCAAGGACACGGGTTTCCTTAAGATGATGCGCTCGGTCTTTAAATGTGCCAAGGAAACGAAGCCAGTCCTTTTGGATTTATAA